A region from the Panthera uncia isolate 11264 chromosome D3 unlocalized genomic scaffold, Puncia_PCG_1.0 HiC_scaffold_8, whole genome shotgun sequence genome encodes:
- the LOC125913995 gene encoding zinc finger protein 280B-like, producing the protein MEQPCILCEEEQEPEPQQNIEETKQVDDEDGELIFVGVEHVNDDAELIFVGVTSNSKPVVSNILNRVTPGSCSRRKKYGHLRKGTTCKLQPISHVTPVSEAVTALPVSESESRSTESPIIIEPLSKSDYKSNSPQVVPNSSSELCSPLITFTNSLQHPGGAALSVGGMNKSPCISKQLSTAEVNNVNPKRLKLSDGIIGGHASALSPSGIFHTVTAEQSTPSNSVHTSLSHVQNGAPFPTAFPKDSVHFKPTDPAKENRQAKTDFLRLASQNQVVDPKKGSLVILLRDFYYGQHKGDGQPEQKTHTTFKCLSCLKVLKNVKFMNHMKHHLELEKQRGDSWESYTTCQHCHRQFPTPFQLQCHIESVHTTQEPSTVCRICELSFKTDQILLQHMKDNHKPGEMPYVCQVCNYRSSAFADVETHFRTCHENTKNLLCPFCLKIFKTATPYMCHYRGHWEKSVHHCSKCRLQFLTFKEKMEHKTQCHQMFKKPKQLDGLPPETKVVIQVSLGPLHPESVEVASITVSTSDSEPSPPRSKSKVSKKPR; encoded by the coding sequence atggaacAACCATGTATATTATGTGAGGAAGAACAAGAGCCAGAACCGCAGCAGAACATAGAAGAAACCAAACAGGTAGATGATGAAGATGGTGAGCTGATCTTTGTTGGGGTAGAACATGTAAATGATGATGCTGAGCTGATCTTTGTTGGGGTGACTTCAAATTCAAAACCAGTCGTTTCAAACATTTTGAACAGAGTCACCCCGGGTTCATgttcaaggagaaaaaagtatGGTCACCTCAGAAAAGGTACTACTTGCAAATTGCAGCCTATAAGTCATGTGACCCCTGTGTCAGAAGCAGTGACTGCCTTGCCTGTTTCTGAATCTGAATCAAGATCAACAGAAAGTCCTATTATTATTGAGCCTTTGTCTaaatctgattataaaagtaattcacCACAAGTCGTGCCTAATAGCTCTTCAGAGTTATGTTCTCCTTTGATTACATTCACAAATTCATTGCAGCATCCAGGTGGAGCAGCACTTTCTGTAGGAGGTATGAATAAAAGTCCTTGCATATCAAAGCAACTTTCTACTGCTGAAGTAAACAATGTAAATCCCAAAAGGCTTAAACTCAGTGATGGAATCATAGGGGGACATGCTTCAGCTTTGTCCCCTTCAGGTATCTTTCATACAGTGACTGCTGAGCAAAGCACACCCTCAAACAGTGTTCATACCTCATTAAGCCATGTTCAGAATGGAGCACCTTTTCCAACAGCTTTTCCAAAGGACAGTGTTCATTTCAAGCCTACAGATCCTGCTAAGGAAAATAGACAAGCAAAAACAGATTTTTTGAGACTAGCAAGTCAAAACCAGGTTGTTGATCCCAAGAAAGGAAGTCTGGTCATATTACTTCGTGACTTTTATTATGGGCAGCATAAAGGAGATGGACAGCCAGAACAGAAGACTCACACAACCTTTAAATGCCTCAGCTGCTTGAAAGTTCTAAAGAATGTCAAGTTTATGAATCACATGAAACACCATTTGGAACTTGAGAAGCAGAGGGGTGACAGCTGGGAAAGTTACACCACCTGCCAGCACTGCCACCGACAGTTTCCCACTCCCTTCCAGCTGCAATGCCATATTGAAAGTGTACACACTACCCAGGAGCCCTCCACTGTCTGTAGAATTTGTGAATTGTCATTCAAAACAGACCAAATTCTCTTACAGCACATGAAGGACAATCATAAGCCTGGTGAAATGCCCTATGTGTGCCAGGTTTGCAATTACAGATCATCAGCCTTTGCTGATGTGGAAACACATTTCAGAACTTGCCATGAAAACACTAAGAACTTGCTCTGTCCATTCTGtctcaaaattttcaaaactgcAACACCATACATGTGTCATTATAGGGGACACTGGGAAAAGAGTGTTCACCACTGTTCCAAATGCCGGCTACAGTTTTTAACTTTCAAGGAGAAAATGGAGCACAAGACCCAGTGTCATCAAATGTTTAAGAAGCCTAAGCAACTGGATGGATTGCCTCCTGAAACAAAAGTTGTTATTCAAGTGTCACTGGGACCTCTTCACCCAGAATCAGTGGAAGTAGCATCCATTACTGTGAGCACGTCAGATTCTGAACCGTCACCCCCCAGGTCTAAGAGTAAAGTTTCCAAAAAACCTCGTTAA